The Geoalkalibacter subterraneus genome contains the following window.
GCACCTGTAAGGACTGCCACAAAGAGATGAGCGGCCCCACCAAGTGCAACGAGTGCCACGTAAAGTAAGCTTGGCATGATTTGAGCGCATCTATTGCGCGGCAACGAAAAAAGGCGCCCTGAAAAGGACGCCTTTTTTCGTTCGCAGTGTGATTCCGGTTCGTTTAAGGAGAGTTCAACGATCTCCAGAAAGCCTCTGCGCCATCGTGCATCGGGGCTATTGAGGGCGGTGGCGGGTTTTCGAATTTAAGCGGGTGCTCAGCGTCCGTTCCGCCCTCTTCCAGCGCTTTCATGATTCCCTTTACCAATTCAGGATCAACTGATTTTCCAGCAACCCAGAGTGCCTGGTCAGCGAAGGTGGCAATTGTGCTTTCCACCCCTGGGTAGGTGCCTGCCGGGACAGTAAACAGGGAGTAGAACGGGTAGTTTTTGAAGAAGCCACTTTTTTCTGCCGCCTCAGAGAGGTCCAGTATTCGGATAGGATAGCTCTCCGCAGCTTGGGTGACAGCGGAGTTGGGAATGCCGGCCAGGACCCACATGGCGTCGACATAGCCATGACCAAGGGCGGAAATGGCATCCTGGTATCCGATGAACTCGGGTTTTATCTGGTCCCAAATGTCCAGGGCGGTAAGAAACCTCTGCGCCGTTGCGGCCGTGCCCGAGCCGATGCTGCCAACAGCAACGCGCTTGCCGATAAGATCATTGATACCTTCAATTTGGCTGTCAGGTTTTACGATAAGTTGGGCTGGTGCAAGATAAAAGGATGCCAGGGTGTACACATTGTCGTAAGTTCGCTCGTCGAACGGAAGACGACCTTCACGCCCCAGGAAGAGGTCTGCGGCATAGACGATGCCCATGTCCGCCTGACCCTTGTTGATGCGGCGCAGATTTTCGACCGATCCGCCTGTCAGGGAATAATTGAGAGTCGCCTCGGTTTGGTGGTCATTGATATGTGCCACGGCCTTTTTAGCGACCTGCTCAAATGTTCCCCCCGCAGGGCCCCCAACAAAAGTGAGTCGTTGCGGTCCCCACTGAACAGCCGATACCGTGGTGCCGGCGAATATGATTCCCACCAGCACCGCAATTCTCAGAAGGGGGTGCGAAAAGGCGATGCTCATATCTGTTTCTCCTGGCGAAGATTGATTGGATCGACAGCAACATCTGCACGGGGCTACTTTCCGTCATGACAGGGGACTGTCAATACCGGGATGGGGGACCTTCTCACCACACGTTCCGCGGTGCTGCCCATCAGGACATGCTCGATGCCCGTGCGGCCAT
Protein-coding sequences here:
- a CDS encoding TAXI family TRAP transporter solute-binding subunit, which encodes MSIAFSHPLLRIAVLVGIIFAGTTVSAVQWGPQRLTFVGGPAGGTFEQVAKKAVAHINDHQTEATLNYSLTGGSVENLRRINKGQADMGIVYAADLFLGREGRLPFDERTYDNVYTLASFYLAPAQLIVKPDSQIEGINDLIGKRVAVGSIGSGTAATAQRFLTALDIWDQIKPEFIGYQDAISALGHGYVDAMWVLAGIPNSAVTQAAESYPIRILDLSEAAEKSGFFKNYPFYSLFTVPAGTYPGVESTIATFADQALWVAGKSVDPELVKGIMKALEEGGTDAEHPLKFENPPPPSIAPMHDGAEAFWRSLNSP